The Ornithorhynchus anatinus isolate Pmale09 chromosome X5, mOrnAna1.pri.v4, whole genome shotgun sequence nucleotide sequence gtgtgccaggcattgagtgTTTCTCtcctcacgggcttgggagtcagaggacatgagttctaatcctggctccactacttgtctcctgtgtgaccttgggcaagccacttaacttctctgtgcctcagttccttcatctgtaaaatggggaagaatacTAAActctacgtgggataacctgccGGCCTTCAGCGttttgaagagtgcttggcacataaacacctaaatactattattactgggcaagtcacttaccttctctgtgcctcggttacctcatctgtaaaatggggattaaatccatgagccccacgtgggacaacctgattaccctgtatctaccccagcacttagaacagtgcttggcacatagtaagcgcttaaatgctattattattattttccacggaccctccccccccccccctgatTTGAGGgtgttcatccccctttccccccgtccCTCACTCTCTCTGTGCCCTCATAGAATCGGAATAATCCGGGTTCCCTGGATAAGATGTTCAGTGACAACGACAAGGACCATGACGGCGCAGTGAACTTCATGGAGTTCGCCGGGATGCTGGGCGTGTTGGCCAACGATTATCACAACCAATACCACGGCAACCCGCGCTGCGGCAACAAGCCATGCGACGATAAGCGGAAATGAGCCGGGGGGGTGGTCGAGGGCATCTCGCTtccccggggccccctccccaacaccccatcGTC carries:
- the LOC114807898 gene encoding protein S100-A7-like, producing the protein MSCTVLEKALDGLVKNFHQYSRLDKDSDRLNKSEFLALIKESYPKFLEACNRNNPGSLDKMFSDNDKDHDGAVNFMEFAGMLGVLANDYHNQYHGNPRCGNKPCDDKRK